Genomic segment of Candidatus Hydrogenedentota bacterium:
AAAGTCAATCTCCATGCCCATACGACCAACAGCGATGGCAGACTATCGCCTCAAGAAATTGTGGATCTTTATGCGCAAGAGGGCTATGACAGTCTTATGATCAGTGATCACGATTTCGTTACGGATCCGGCTTCTGTTAATGCCCGTAGTATGACCTTGATCCCCGGATATGAAATTACCGCCTTCGGCCCTCATATTCTTCATGTCAATGCCGATGA
This window contains:
- a CDS encoding PHP domain-containing protein; the encoded protein is MKLTSSYLDTTQNQYKVNLHAHTTNSDGRLSPQEIVDLYAQEGYDSLMISDHDFVTDPASVNARSMTLIPGYEITAFGPHILHVNADEVLPLDADRQFMIDRVNTGEGFAIMNHPNWGENFNHCDQRELAALQGYVGIEIY